From the Oryzias latipes chromosome 22, ASM223467v1 genome, one window contains:
- the LOC101156370 gene encoding four and a half LIM domains protein 2-like, which produces MSTSERFDCHYCKDSLLGKKYIMKEDTQYCTKCYENLFANCCEECSTPIGCNSKDLSYKDRHWHEQCFKCAKCSRSLADKAFAAREDLLLCTECYALDYSSKCITCKKTILPGSRKMEYKGNSWHETCFLCHRCQQPLGTKSFIPKENGYFCVPCFEKQFAYQCCACKKAITTGGVTYQDKPWHRECFLCIGCKRQLSGQRFTSRENYPYCLECFSNLYAKKCVGCTKPITSLAGAKYISFEERQWHSECFNCMQCSVSLVGRGFLTQRDDILCTECGREK; this is translated from the exons ATGTCCACTAGTGAGCGTTTCGACTGCCATTACTGCAAAGACTCACTGCTGGGAAAGAAGTACATAATGAAAGAAGACACCCAGTACTGCACAAAGTGCTATGAGAACCTATTTGCCAACTGTTGTGAGGAGTGCTCCACACCCATTGGCTGTAACAGCAAG GATCTGTCCTATAAGGATCGTCACTGGCATGAGCAGTGCTTCAAATGTGCAAAGTGCAGCCGCTCACTAGCAGACAAAGCCTTCGCTGCCAGGGAGGACTTGTTGCTCTGCACTGAGTGTTACGCACTCGATTATTCCTCCAAATGCATCACCTGCAAGAAAACCATTTTGCCAG GTTCTCGAAAAATGGAGTACAAGGGGAACAGCTGGCATGAAACTTGCTTCTTGTGCCACCGGTGCCAGCAGCCATTGGGAACCAAGTCCTTCATTCCCAAAGAAAATGGGTACTTCTGTGTTCCCTGTTTTGAGAAGCAGTTTGCATACCAGTGCTGCGCCTGCAAGAAG GCCATAACAACAGGTGGAGTGACTTATCAAGACAAGCCTTGGCACAGAGAGTGTTTCCTCTGCATTGGCTGCAAAAGGCAGCTATCAGGACAGCGCTTTACTTCCAGAGAAAATTACCCATATTGCCTTGAGTGCTTTAGCAACCTCTATGCAAAGAAGTGTGTCGGCTGCACCAAGCCCATTACTA gtttGGCAGGGGCTAAATATATCTCCTTTGAGGAGCGCCAGTGGCACAGCGAGTGCTTCAACTGCATGCAGTGCTCCGTGTCACTGGTGGGACGTGGCTTTCTCACCCAGCGCGATGACATTCTGTGCACAGAGTGTGGGAGGGAGAAGTAA